The genomic window TGGGTTTATTTAGGACCTTTATTATCTCGTATGACCTCCCTATGAAGCGGGTTATATACTTATCCATAGCGATATTTATGCCCGGGCTCTATAGCTCAAGAGACGCTGCTTATAGGTACTTAGACTAGTTatctatagccttaaagacCTTTAGAAGGCCTATATTAGCGAGGTTAAATAGGTTAAAGACTCATAGGTGCCGTTAAAGAAGCTAGAAcctattaaatattatatattaaataatcaAGTAGTTAGGGCCTTAATGCCCCCGATAAGAAGTCTCCTAATAGGCGCGGAGCCTTGGTTCCTTATGAAttcctatataaattaggATAGTAAGCTATATGTATACCTCGGCGATAGAGGTATTATGCCAGCCTCTAAGCCGGGCTGCTGGGCGTAACTAATGGTCTCGGAGTAGGCTTATAACCTAGCTATTGGTATATTAGACCTATCTTTTAACTAAGGAATAAGGTAGGAAGAGCTAGAAGAGCTATAAGGGCGTATAGGGCAGTggcttaaccttaaagtcGCGTGAAGGCATCTCCATTGGAAGGAAGTAAGCCCCGCAGGTTATAGCCGGGCTGAAGACCGGCCAGCACGTGATATTGTTGGGCTACTCGCGGCGGCTATTTTCCTCTGTGATATAGCTACTTGAATTAGAGGCGTTAAGTGCCTCGCCGGGAATTGATTGAGAAGTCATAGGTCTCTTCAAAATGATTTCTATGGTGTTTTGGCTGTAATTCCTTTCTGAGAGACCTTCCCGTACCCCGCCCGTACCCTCGTCATTACGTGAGAAAAAGTGGGTCCGGTACGCGTTGGGAGCCTTCGCGCACTCAAAGAGATCCTGCCGTTCTTCTCGATGCACAGATAGTCGCTGCGGCCACTGCCCGAGACATCAGCAAACTGAACGGGGATATCGTGGAATCCGATGCCTCTCTTCTCAGGGCAGTACAGCTCAGGCGCAGGATTAGCGAGGTACTGCCAGTTGAAGCCACCACCGGGGGTGTAGTTGTTACGCCACACAGAAACACGATTTTGGTTATTCGGGTCAACCCAGACAATGTCGCACTGCCGTCCCCGTCCCAGTCTGTGAGATGGAGGTCTCTTCGATCGAGGTCGCGGTCTGGCTTAAAGAAGGCCTTTTGCATAGGCCCCCAGTAGCTCTCCTGGCCGGTGATGAAGTTCTTGCCGCCATTGGGGTAAAAGTCCATCTCTCCCTTGGACAGGACCCAGACATAGTCGTCTCGCCCGTTGCCAGTCATGTCGCAGTATTTGTTGCCGTCGGCCTTGGGTTTGGTGGCTCCGTATCCCTTGTTTTTCCAGACGCACATCCTGAATGTGTGCTTCCCGTTGCTGCCCTTGGTATGCTCCATGTGCACATAGTCCAGCTtcccaagaaggccaaagTCCTGGGGCTCGCCGTAGATGCGGGCGAAATGTATCCTGTTCCGGATCCCGCTGGCAAAGCCACCTGCGTGAGTAGGACCCGAtgccttgcccttgtagTAGCCCGGACGCCAGGCTACTTTGAGACCGTCGCCTTCTTTTCCCACGCCACAACTTCGAGAGTTGGTCCAGGTGTGCGCCTCTCCCTTGTCACCAACCCAGATCCAGTCGTCACGCCCGTCACCGTTAAGGTCTTCGAAGCGAGTACCATCCAGGTTACCCATACCCTTACCATTGAACCTCTTTCCAAGAGCTTGCCAGTATTCGGGCATGTCGTTGATCCATCCGTTACGCCAAACGTAGACGTCTCCGTTGTCAGAAAGACCACAGAATTCAGCTCGACCATCACCGTCAATATCTGCCAGACGAACCTTGGCTTGAGGAAACCTCGAGTCAGCAGCTCTCCAAAGGCCCTTGTAGACAAAGGATGGAGGCTTGTCGCCGCCTCCGTTACCTTGGTTGATACTGGCATAGACGGCACCGTTAGGACCAATGCATGCAAAGTCGTCAAGTCCATCGCCATTCAGGTCGATAAAAACAACTCCTTTCGGCCTGCAACTGTCGTTGACATTCAAGTCGGTAGCAATTTTGGTGAACTTCCCACCCCCATCATTCCTCCGCACGGCGTAAACAACATTACCCGCAGAGTTTTCGACCCAGCCAAGAAGATCGTCACGGTCGGAGCGGAAGATGCGGGCAAAGAACCACTGGTCCCGATCCCAGTCGCTGGTGATGGTCAAGAGCGCGCCCATTTCTTGACTGTCGTGCTCATAAGTGCCGTCGTCGTAGCCACTGCCCCTCTGGGTCAGGGAACCGGCGTTGACGCCATCACCAGGACTCTTGCGACAGGTTTTGCCGCCGTCGTTGGAGGTATCTGCGGGTAGGGGATCCTTGAACTTGTTTTCCTTTTCGGCTTTCTGGCTAGCCGACCAGAATGCGCCCGCCATTTTCCTGAAACCGAAGTCTGTAGGATGCGTGCCGTCACCCAGGTCCGAGAGCGTCATGAAACCATCCAGATCCGCCAGATAGATGggcttgccctccttgtACAGATCCGAGACGACATCACGATATCCGTTGTTGACACCGCCGCGGAAGGCTTCGGCCGCGGGTTTGTCGACGGGAAGAATAGTCGAGACAATGATGACAGTCTCGGGCGAGATGTTCGACCAGAGGTCGAGCAGCATCGATTTGAGTCTTTGGGGCTGGCCAGCCGGGTCAATGCCTCCAACAATGTCGTTTGTGCCAGCATTGATGACGACTAGGTTTGGTTTGTACTTGTACGAAAGCTTAGAAGCATCGTGAATCTGCTTCACAATGAAGCCAGAAGTTGCTTCCACGTCCTAATCAACGTATCAGGTCAGGTCAAGTAAATGTaaatcaaggtcaagattcTCACGTTGTCTTTCATGGTCCCACCGTTCTTTGTGCCGACCATGTCAACTTTATAGCCAGAAAAACGCAGCTGATCTCTCAGGAGCTTGCGGAAGCTGGTTAAGAGAAATGTTAGAATTGCAGACACGAAGCGTCGGAGGACTAACCCATTTCCATCGCTTGATCCCACACCAAAGACGATGGATGCTCCAAGAGCCATTACCCTAAGATCAGGCTGGGCACGCTTTTCAAGTACAGGTGGttcgaggccatcgagacCCCCGAAAGAATCGTTAGCTTTAGCCCGATGATGGAAGGCATCGTGAGGATGACTGTAAACGAGTGTGGTAGTGTTGAGTAGCAGAAGATGCAAGAATATTCCCCAGAGGGAACTAAAGGAGTGTATTAACTTCATATTGTGTAACGATTGACACGAAGAAACAGAGGCTGTCTTGAGAATGACCCAACTGTGCCTGCTGGAGCTCTTCTTTCCACCACGACTTCCCAGTGCCTTTATAAATCATTATTCCTCGTCTTGTCTTGTGGTGTTATCGATTTGCCGGCTTCCTTGACCGTCTTGGCGTAAGACAATATGGTCCCACGGCTCATTCCGTCCAGCGAGGAGGCTTGGCAAAGTAACTGTTCTCTCGCTTATACACAATTTGCCCACAATTACAGTCAGTTTTTCCCACATTTCTAGAGTAGCAATTGGCTGAAGTGGTGCTACTCTGCTAAGCCCCCCGATTTCCCCAGTTAATATAGTAGGTCGGAAGGATTTCGGCCGGCAGGATTACAGGGCCGAAAGCAGGAACACGCCCTTGAGCGCGCCCCTGGATAGTCCAGCCGAGTACAGTCAGCCTACCTCTATTCCTCCTGCGTTGCTCAGCCTGACATTATGCTTAAGGCTTAGCATGTCACTTGAACGCCAGGCACCTTTCCAAGGAAGCCAATCAGACCGATTCCTTTAGCGATAAAAGCCAAATACGGCAGGTAGCCTTGGATGTGGGAAGAGGCCCCGGGAGTTAATTGTCCTTAAGGTTAGCGGAGAATCTAGAGGCTACGGGGACTTAGGTTCGTATTGATCAACAACGCACCTATCACGGACTATTTCGGGTCTAGATGGCATCCATCCTGTATCTCGCCACCAAATTTATCGAAGGATTGGTTAAGATTTACTACCACGGCTTCGTTCACGCGAGAAGGGGTGCTTGACAATCTCCGCCAACTGCGCTTTTTCTGCACTGCGCTGTCTCTATCACTATGGAAGCAGCTGATTCAGTGAAAGGGTGGCTTAGATAGATGATTGTAGCCCCGATCAGGAATCCAACACGTCCTAGGAAAAATAGGAGCACGGAACGATCCATACCTTGCATGGGACTCACCTGAGCAGTTGCCGAGCCAAGTGGCAAACACAGAAAGGCCGATGCATGGTAACGGAAAAGATAGGGTCCCTGGAGCCTTACTGATCTCGGCAATGTTGCCTTTCCCGTCGAGGGGCTATAAACCATGTGGTGGCTTCGAACAAGGGTTCACTCGGTAAGCTCCGGCGGGCGCAGGGCTATATCAGGGGACCTTAATTTGTTGTCTGACATGGCTAAGATAGTAGTCCGGAGGACTTTGGTTTTATCCATAAACTATCAGCCGTAGCAATCCACGGGATTATGTAAAGGTCCCTGAATTAAGGTGACATTTCAAGTTGGGTGAGGGGGTCGCAACGAGGGCAGCCATTTAGCACTTTGTTGATGATTCTCCCAAGTTAATTGACTGACACATTAAATCGGCGTTATTTTCATGAACCTAGGTATAGGTTTGTCTCCAGTCCAACTTTGGGCTATCGATATTCGTAGTCAAAGCAATCTTCCCAACATCCAAGTCCGGATTGACATCGCAAATTCTAACCTTTGTTCCCTTGATCATCTGTAACCTATCAGCGCCACTCATCCCGCTACCCTCTTGGATAACTCTGATGTATTGGGAGTCTCTAGTGAGACCAGCCACGCCTTCCAAGAAGTCAGGTGCCTTGATGATGCAGCGGATGACCACGTTGACGAGTGAGAGGCAAAACAGCACCAAGGTTGACGCAAGTGAGACAGAGAACCATGCCTTGTGCATGGCGTATCTGCTCTCAACAAACTCTGTCCAAGTTGCCGTGCTGTTATGCCACATCGCGTTGCGGCCTTCTAAGCTGGTGCCATCCCCTCCAGTCAAGATACTCGGGTCTTACATAGCCATGATAGCCGTGTTCAGTGCAGTAGCCATCCTCGCTCCAAACACATCCAAGGACACGTTCGCAAAACAAGCCCCTCCCACACCACCAGGCAGTTCTGGAGACTTGCGTTTGAAGATGAACGTAGGGTCAAGGAGATACGTTTCTAGCATACTAACATCCCGTGAGTTCTGGCTTGCTGTCGCAAAAGGCAATTCCCAAATGATGCCAGTCATCGTGGGCCCGCTCGAAACGGCAGTCAGATTTCCTGCGATGGGAAAGCCAGGGCTATTGCGAATTCGCGCAGTCCAACAGCTCAGCTCATCCGAAGGGCTGAACCTCGTGCATGCGACCTCGATGTCCACATAAGTGGTGCTAATGTCGCATATTTGAAATGTCCAATAGATATCATTAAAGTCGTCGCTGTTGCACATTCCCGCAATGACGAGCTCAAGTTTAGACCCCGGTTTCAAGTCAACAGTCGGGTATAGATAGTTCGTTATGTGTTCCTGGGCCCTTGTATTGTTCACAACATCCAGAAATAGACTGGGGATGAGCGTTTCATGTTTTTAGTTCCAGTACATGCGTTGCGGGGCCACTTAAGGATCTGAGGATGGGTGGCTGTGATAAAAGAGTTTGGAGGAGCCATCTTCGAGCCAATCTGTCGCATTGAGTATGCCCTTGCAGGAGAGGGTTTGGTAGTGAGCATGGACCGTCAATGTTGAGTTTCCCGTTCGGTTGAACGAGCCACCACGAATAGGGATTCCAATAAGTGAGGCATACGGGACCACCATGTCTGCTGGGACTGACACCCAAGCTGAGGGATCATCAGGGTCATAACCTGGGAGCAACTCTAGGAATGGGATGCGCACATTGCGCCACAGGTCTCGTTGACCCATTCGAGCGGCTTGTGACGTTCCTCCCAGGCCAGCGACAGCAGATTCAAACCCATCAGTTGACCCGTTGGCGTGAGAGATAAGTGTATCAGACGTGTAGAACGATGCGACGATGGCGCTTCTAAAGTCGGCGATGTATGAAGACCTGGCCGAGGTGCCGGCAAACACCCCCACGATGTCAGAGCTGTTGtagaagaaattaaaatcCGATATGTTGCTTCCTAAGTAATACAGGGCAGGAACTTCTGTGGCTATCGAGTTGGGTTGGAGGTGCAAGGATGACGGCTGCTTGGCCTCCAAGAGGACTGAGGCACCACACGAATGCAATACCTATGGACCATGCAGTAATTTGCCGTACCGTAAAGAGATTTTTGAAAGCTGCCACGGTAGTCTGACTGGTCAAGAGAAACTCGAGAGATGCTATGGAGGAGCCCTGTTCGGCGCGGTGGAGAGCCAGAGACTTGAGGCACGGtccggcgacggcggcgaaGGAGATGGGTCACAGCGTTGAGGCAACTTGCAAAACTTCAAGTACGTCGTCTCCAAACGGACTTTGTTCCTTATTGTTGAGATACGCAACCATGGCGACTAGTACTGTCTCCAAGTCAGTTATAATTGAACCACAATGAGATGGCTGCTTACCGATGTGTGCGACGGGAATGGCGATCAACAGGATTGAAACACCAACTCTCCAAAACCATGAAGGTGCCCACTCCTTTAATGTATGAGGAATTTTCCGGTCGTCCTCTCCGCGatctgttgctgttgctgttgctgttgccaCCTGGCCATGATCTTTGGAAGCGAGCAGGTTGTAGGCAGTCATGGTGAGCAGAAATTTCaagttgaagatgatgagtagaaaaaagaaaatcaGAAACTAGTTCGAGGGGTCCCGACAGGTGGCGCTGTGGTATCGATATAAGAGGCCAAGCCCGATGCGCCAAGCCAGACGAGGCTCTGAATCCGCCGAGGTGTGAAACAAGGATAATCGGCCAAGGCCCTTGGAAGCATGGCCCTATCCGATGGCAATTCGCTAGGGAGGTATACATAGATATTCAATGTGATAGTGAATGCTTCCTTCTATCGAGTTGCCACCTGTTGAAGAGGTTTCTCTTAATGGGTAGTTGTTTTGTGCAAGTCCGCCCACGACTCGCACCTGACCCAAGTCACCAAATTGTTCTTCTCGCCTGATGGAAATCTTCCACGTCGTCAAACCAAGTCTTTTCATCATCGAATCCAGAAAACATCAAAATCCCACAGTCTATCGATATAGTCAAGATCGTTCCCATGACCGATGAAGCTCCCAAGATCCCCAACACCCCTACCACGTTCCTCCTTTTGCCCACCGAGATCCGCGAGCAAATTATAACGGAGGCCACACAACACTCTCCTCGGGGTCACCTTGCCGCTGTTTCCAAGGAATGGCAACCTCTCATCGAGAAGAACACGTTTGAGTCTCTCGTCGTCAGCATAGAACAGCTATCCTTCCTTGATTAGTATGTGACAGGAAGGAGAGAGCACCTGGTCAAGCGTATTTGTCTCAGCATCAAGCTTTCACAGTACAAATGTAGATACTGCCTGGGTGAGGATGAATGGAGCCACCATTCTCGGAGCAACCGGATCTTTTCCAGGTCTTTGATGGGCCTCTTTCGCCGGTTGAGGAGGTGGGCAGAGGGCAACCTGACACTAGAGATCAACGCATACTCGCCGAGCGATTCGCAACACTTTTTCAAGGGCTACTACGTTGGAGATCCAGCTGAGGACGAAGCTTTCGGCGATCCTCGTACATTCGACGACGAAAGACACGGCTTCTCGCCCAACGGCCAAGAGGCTCCGCAGGAAAGGGATATGAGAGAAGTATATGACATGATGGGGGAATTCGTGCCGTTTCTTGATCAAGTAAGAGGCGTCAAAAGATTGCTCATTCGTCGACAATGCCGCCGCCAATTCACCACTGGTCTTTTGTCTCTGCTCTTTGCCGCGTTGCCTGCACTCGAACACATCCATTACGAGCCCTGGAGGATGATTGATAAGGGGTTCCAAGATAGCCAATGGTATCCAGGTAAGAATATGCGTTCCTAATTGATGCCATCTCTACGGGGCTGACATGCAGACTGCAGCTTTCAGCACCGTCATCTCTGGGCATCTCCCACGAAATCTCAAGGCCCTAACACTTTTCGAGGACTTCAACCAAGACTTTTTTCCAGGGTCAGTTGTTCCAGGGAGAATACCAAACGCACAAACTGCCCAAGCGCTTGTGGCCGCGAGCCTAGAGCTTGAACATGTGTCGGCTTCTTTCATGGTTGATGCCCAAGACTTCTTCAATGCCAACCAAGCTTGTCGTCATCAAACCAGGTGGAAAAATCTGGAGTTCCTTGCGCTGACAGGACGGTTAGTCGACCCAGCAGGCAAGGACCTGGGACTCACCAATCTCTTGTATCCGGCGGGGAGATTTGCGCTTGGGGCACCTCGGCTACGCACCATGATTCTATGGTACGGGTACAAGAACCAGGCTTGCGCCTTCATCTACAAAAGGGACGACACCTCAATCACTTGGCACGGAACCCGAGAGTTCGACTTAAATAAACGACGTATCATCCAGATATAGCAACGCGTTGTCAACAGTCGTGACGCTCGGGTACCCTTATCGATCAGAATAAGGCTGGTGACGGATGAGATCAAGTCTCATGGAGATGCCATTCATTACCTTGGTCTGCCTGCTGGTACCGTGGTTGATGCTCTATCCCTGAGACACATCCGCGTGGAAAGCAGAATCCGCTATACCTAAGCTGAGCTTGCAGCGCTATCGTCAAGTCCGCAGTGACGGTATTGAACTGGTTTCCTCTTCATGTTAGTATCGCAGGCTGTACAGTATGGTACTGAGAGCAATCACGGTGATGTAGAGACGGTTGTCGTCCTTGATATACTTTTGAACGCGTGCCAGACTAGTACCATCCAAGTGAAGGCGTCTGAAATCCGGTCGTGCCAAGGGCGGTTCTTATGACAGCTTTCCCCGCGTTGATCCTCGGCAGTCTCTAGCTCCCCCGCAAATTGGACCATTGCCACCAAACTTTATCCATTCGGATTGAACTGAAACAAGGAAGAAACGGACGTGTTTTTGATGGTGAATCGGCAACGGCAGGGGTATATTGTGCTGCACACGGCTTGAAGGACCTGCTCGATCACGCAATATAGCGCCATCGCCGCTTGACCATTCGGAGCCGGCCCCGGTTATCATCTCCCGGCCTCCCCTCGCCGATTCCCGTTCTTCCCCGTTTCCTCCGTCAAGAAACAAACAAAGATGTCGCCTTCTTCAGCAATCAGTCCGTCTTTCCGCGCGACGCCCTCGTTCAATCTCCGAGCTCCGGTCTTCTCCAACATTGAGAATTCCGCCAGTCTCAATGAGCAGCCTACGAGTCCAGATGTCGCCGATGATGCGTCTCAAGGGTCCGGGAAGCGGAGGAGACTTACCACGAGTGACTTTACCAGAAGGAAACGCGCTGTGACGGCTTGTCAGTTTTGTCGGATGCGCAAGACAAAGTGCGATAATGTTCGTCCGAAATGCGGGTACTGCGTGCGACAGAGAGCCAAGTGCGTTTATGGAGATACGGATGAGGTTGAAGCTGATGGAGAGGATGCTGCGGTTTCTAATCGCCAGTTGATGGAACAACTGGTGGAAATCAAGGAGATGCTTCAGAGGAATGAGGGCACCAGTCACGGACACTCGGATACTGACCCTTCGTTGGCGGCTGCGACATCACCGCAGGCCCAGGCGGCAACAAGTCCTTGGGCAAGATTCTCTGCCAACACACCACGACCGAACGAGAGCAAGCCTCCGGGATTCCCATTTGAGGCTCTCCGTTGCGAATCTCTCCTACGATGGCCAGCCCTTAGGAGCGTTGTACCAGGTGACGCCCAGGATATCGACTCATTCCCCCTCAGCTCGGGGTACACCGAGAGCACTCTGCAAAATGGAGGTGGAGGCCAGGGCATAAATGAATCAGCCTTTGTTCCCTTGTGCCGCAAGTTCCTTTCTCAGGTTCATCCAAGGAATCCTGTGCTAGATGGGCATGAGCTCATGCGACACGCTCGCTCGGCAGAGGAAGATGGGCTGAAATGGGAttcttcatcatgtcttGTGGTAAGTTATCTGGCTCTTCTAACTCGACAAGCGCTGATGAGAAAACTGCAGCTGCTCGCGTGCGCATTGGCTTCATATACCGACATGTGGAGGAGACCAAACGAATATCCCATCCCTCCAACCCCAGAACAACTCGGCAGTTTTGCCGACTCTCAAGAAAGAGCAAAAGCAGAACCGTACTATGCGGCTGCCCAGAAGAGAATGGGACTTCTTGGGAATACTATTCAGGACATTCAATGCTACTTCTTTGCTACGATCTTTGAGAAGTTTGCTCTTCGACCATTAAGAGCCTGGTGCTATATCCAGCAGGCTTGCTCGCGGTTGGAAACCCGACTGCTGCAGCGTGGTGAACGACCACGGACGGCCTTTAGGGATACAAGCCCTGAGGACTATCACCTCGAGCAGAGACTCTTCTGGTCTTGCTTTCGGGCTGAAAGGCAAGTTGCCATGCCTTTGGTAATGCGGAACCGTGCTAACTCATCTTAAGCGAACTGGTTTTCGAATTGGGACTACGACCAAGTTCCCTAGAGAACTTCTCATATCCACAGCCTTTCCCGACACCCCCAGAAGGCCTTTTGTCTGATTTCAGCCCAGCCACAGACGGATCGTCAGTTGGTCCAGACGAAGAACAACGACAAGTCGATGAGAGAGGATGGTGCTACTACTTATCAGAGATTTCCATTCGTCGTACCGTTGATGAGACGCTCAATCTCTTGTACAGACACGGCGAGGGTTACTGGATGAAGAATCCTGCTCACTTAGTTCGCCAATACCACGAGTGCGAGCAGCAAATAGCTCTGTGGTGAGTCCGTGTGTAGCTATCCAGGTATGACAGAGGCTAAACATGTAACTCCAGGAAATATCATCTTCCTTCTGTCGTCCAGTTCGACGATGATGTACTCCCAGATGAAGAATTCGCCGCGGCCCTCCAAGGCCGCGCATCTCTCTGGCGAGAATACACCCTCCGCCCAATCCTCTTCTACGTCCTACACCACAATCCAGAAGAACCCATCCACCCCGAAGCCGAAGCCCTAGCCGCAAAAGAAATCCGAATCTGCGCCACCATGGTGCACCGCATGGCCTTTCATCGACGACACGGCGGGACATGGCTCATAGCTCGCAAATCCTTCATGGCTGCCTGCATTGTTATCGCTGCTGCGGCGAATTCGCATAAGGTATCTCCTCCTGAGAAGTGGCATACTCTTATTGGGATTGCGATTCAGTCGCTCGAGCGGTGGGCGGGTGAGGCGTCCGATCTACAACGGATGGCGGACATTTTGGTTTACATGTACCGGGAAACGTGCAGTCAAAGAGGCGAGCTTGATATGATGGCTTTAGAGTAATAAGGCCTTTCAATTCCAATGCCACTGGTTTGATGCTATTCATGCTGACCATCGTTCGTCGTCATTCTCTTCTAACAGCAGAGTGCAAGGCTCAGTAAAGGATAAAAATAACATCTGCACAGAATCAAACAGTagggtcttctggctcagttatcccatcaagggccgggcttcaactagatcaaaaaagaaaaaaaaaggaaaaaaaaagacgaTAGAGTCGAACAGTACATAGTACTCCAGATTCATCCAGGCTCCCAAAGTTCGCTCTTAAATATCTACTGTACTCAAATTCGGGTCACAGGGAAATCATGCCCAGGGTCAAACATGCCCGTCTCAGCATAATAAATCTCCCAATGCTTGATCAACCGTTCCAAAATCTCAGGTTGGGCTTCGGCCAGATCATTCAACTCACCGGGGTCATTCTTCATATCGTAGAGCTCCCACCTATCCTTTCCTCGAGGCGCGTTCATATACAGCGCCTTCCAATAGCCTTCCCGGATGGCCCGCAGTCCAAAGAGCTCCCAACCTGtaatctccttctcttcatcgtGGAACGAGGGTGCTTGGTTCTCCAAGTGGGAAACCCATGATGAGCCCCTTACAGGAACAACTTCTCTACCTCTGAACTGTTTCCCTGGAGAAGGGATACCAGCCAGGTCAAGAACCGTGGGCAGAATATCCATGACAGTACAGAAAGCATCCGTGTGGGAACCCGTCTTTGCCAAAGGCGGGTATCGAATCAGACAAGGGCATCGAATGCCACCTTCTGTGATCCACGTCTTGAAGCCTCTAGAGGGGGCCATGGATGCACACGCCCACTCAGGTCCATACCAGATATATGAATCCCCCATACCCATGTTTTCGAGAGAATTGTTGTAGTACTTGTTGATAATTTTGGGAACCGTACCCACGCTGCCCATCATGGGGATAGCTTCCAGCATGGCGCCTTCAGCTCCGTTGTCTGACATAAAGAGGATGAACGTGTTGTCAAGTTCGTTGATAGACTCAAGATAGTCGACTACGCGACCGATGTTGGAATCGATGAGATCAACCATGGCGGCGTAGACTTCCATTTTTCTCGCTGACTCGGCTTGTTCAGATGGGGTCATCTTATCCCATGCCTCGAGTGTCATGGGAGCTGGCTCGACACCTTCAGGAATGAGGCCAAGTTCGACCAGTTTTGCCAGTCTTCGTGTGCGGAGCGCCGCAGGGCCATCATTATAACGTCCCTTGTACTTGTCGATGACCTCGCGTGGTGCCTGAAGGGGCCAATGAGGTGCAGTAAACGGTAGATACGCAAAGAATGGCTGTTCAGTATCGTCTCGCTCCTTCAAGTAATCGATCAACTTGTCGGAAAAGGATGTTGTAGAGTAAAAGTCGCTTGGGATGTGCTCGGGGTTCTTTCGGTCGAGGAACTTGTCGTCTTGCATCCAGA from Fusarium falciforme chromosome 2, complete sequence includes these protein-coding regions:
- a CDS encoding SGNH-hydro domain-containing protein — its product is MKLIHSFSSLWGIFLHLLLLNTTTLVYSHPHDAFHHRAKANDSFGGLDGLEPPVLEKRAQPDLRVMALGASIVFGVGSSDGNGFRKLLRDQLRFSGYKVDMVGTKNGGTMKDNDVEATSGFIVKQIHDASKLSYKYKPNLVVINAGTNDIVGGIDPAGQPQRLKSMLLDLWSNISPETVIIVSTILPVDKPAAEAFRGGVNNGYRDVVSDLYKEGKPIYLADLDGFMTLSDLGDGTHPTDFGFRKMAGAFWSASQKAEKENKFKDPLPADTSNDGGKTCRKSPGDGVNAGSLTQRGSGYDDGTYEHDSQEMGALLTITSDWDRDQWFFARIFRSDRDDLLGWVENSAGNVVYAVRRNDGGGKFTKIATDLNVNDSCRPKGVVFIDLNGDGLDDFACIGPNGAVYASINQGNGGGDKPPSFVYKGLWRAADSRFPQAKVRLADIDGDGRAEFCGLSDNGDVYVWRNGWINDMPEYWQALGKRFNGKGMGNLDGTRFEDLNGDGRDDWIWVGDKGEAHTWTNSRSCGVGKEGDGLKVAWRPGYYKGKASGPTHAGGFASGIRNRIHFARIYGEPQDFGLLGKLDYVHMEHTKGSNGKHTFRMCVWKNKGYGATKPKADGNKYCDMTGNGRDDYVWVLSKGEMDFYPNGGKNFITGQESYWGPMQKAFFKPDRDLDRRDLHLTDWDGDGSATLSGLTRITKIYLANPAPELYCPEKRGIGFHDIPVQFADVSGSGRSDYLCIEKNGRISLKENSRRE
- a CDS encoding Zn(2)-C6 fungal-type domain-containing protein; the encoded protein is MSPSSAISPSFRATPSFNLRAPVFSNIENSASLNEQPTSPDVADDASQGSGKRRRLTTSDFTRRKRAVTACQFCRMRKTKCDNVRPKCGYCVRQRAKCVYGDTDEVEADGEDAAVSNRQLMEQLVEIKEMLQRNEGTSHGHSDTDPSLAAATSPQAQAATSPWARFSANTPRPNESKPPGFPFEALRCESLLRWPALRSVVPGDAQDIDSFPLSSGYTESTLQNGGGGQGINESAFVPLCRKFLSQVHPRNPVLDGHELMRHARSAEEDGLKWDSSSCLVLLACALASYTDMWRRPNEYPIPPTPEQLGSFADSQERAKAEPYYAAAQKRMGLLGNTIQDIQCYFFATIFEKFALRPLRAWCYIQQACSRLETRLLQRGERPRTAFRDTSPEDYHLEQRLFWSCFRAESELVFELGLRPSSLENFSYPQPFPTPPEGLLSDFSPATDGSSVGPDEEQRQVDERGWCYYLSEISIRRTVDETLNLLYRHGEGYWMKNPAHLVRQYHECEQQIALWKYHLPSVVQFDDDVLPDEEFAAALQGRASLWREYTLRPILFYVLHHNPEEPIHPEAEALAAKEIRICATMVHRMAFHRRHGGTWLIARKSFMAACIVIAAAANSHKVSPPEKWHTLIGIAIQSLERWAGEASDLQRMADILVYMYRETCSQRGELDMMALE
- a CDS encoding Sulfatase domain-containing protein, which produces MGSLPTSKRPNFLVIVADDLGYSDIGCFGSEIATPALDRLSQTGVRLTNFHTASACSPTRSMLFSGTDNHIAGLGQMTEHMARNLDAYKGKEGYEGYLNFKVAALSEILQDAGYHTIMSGKWHLGTSKETAPCSRGFDKSYVFLSGCCNHFNYEPQLDDPSHGFFTPMNAGKFWMQDDKFLDRKNPEHIPSDFYSTTSFSDKLIDYLKERDDTEQPFFAYLPFTAPHWPLQAPREVIDKYKGRYNDGPAALRTRRLAKLVELGLIPEGVEPAPMTLEAWDKMTPSEQAESARKMEVYAAMVDLIDSNIGRVVDYLESINELDNTFILFMSDNGAEGAMLEAIPMMGSVGTVPKIINKYYNNSLENMGMGDSYIWYGPEWACASMAPSRGFKTWITEGGIRCPCLIRYPPLAKTGSHTDAFCTVMDILPTVLDLAGIPSPGKQFRGREVVPVRGSSWVSHLENQAPSFHDEEKEITGWELFGLRAIREGYWKALYMNAPRGKDRWELYDMKNDPGELNDLAEAQPEILERLIKHWEIYYAETGMFDPGHDFPVTRI